The following are from one region of the Arcobacter defluvii genome:
- a CDS encoding ABC transporter ATP-binding protein translates to MLLIDAKNISFSYGNKQILTNIDFQLYQGDVLSLVGQNGCGKTTLLKILLGIFKSNGEIKILSKNINEYKNKELAKLISYLPQTHQIPFDYTVFDVVLMGRLAHIRLFSNYSLKDKEIALKALEKVGIGHLKDNIYSKISGGERQLAFIARALTQESKIIFMDEPVTGLDYGNQLKLLKFLKELSNEGYTFVKTTHYPDHALYASNKVMMLKNGQILDVGNINEKLTSTNIKKLYDVDVEIISKENGYKFCIPSI, encoded by the coding sequence ATGTTATTAATTGATGCTAAAAATATCTCTTTTTCTTATGGAAATAAACAAATATTAACTAATATAGATTTCCAATTATATCAAGGAGATGTTTTATCTTTAGTTGGACAAAACGGCTGTGGAAAAACTACTTTATTAAAAATACTTTTGGGAATATTTAAATCAAATGGTGAAATAAAAATTCTCTCAAAAAATATAAATGAATACAAAAATAAAGAACTAGCAAAACTAATTTCTTATCTTCCACAAACTCATCAGATTCCTTTTGATTATACTGTATTTGATGTAGTTTTAATGGGAAGATTAGCACATATTAGACTATTTTCAAACTATTCATTAAAAGATAAAGAAATTGCACTTAAAGCTTTAGAAAAAGTAGGGATTGGTCACCTAAAAGATAATATCTACTCAAAAATAAGTGGAGGAGAGCGACAACTAGCCTTTATTGCTCGAGCTTTAACCCAAGAATCAAAAATCATCTTTATGGATGAACCAGTTACTGGGCTTGATTATGGAAATCAACTAAAACTTTTAAAATTTTTAAAAGAACTCTCAAATGAAGGTTACACTTTTGTAAAAACAACTCACTATCCAGACCATGCTTTATATGCTTCAAACAAAGTAATGATGCTAAAAAATGGTCAAATTTTAGATGTTGGAAATATAAATGAAAAACTAACTTCTACAAATATTAAAAAACTTTATGATGTAGATGTTGAAATTATTTCAAAAGAAAATGGTTACAAATTTTGTATACCAAGTATTTAA
- a CDS encoding FecCD family ABC transporter permease, whose amino-acid sequence MNKLGFFILIIFLFILMNSSLFIGNYQITLDEYINFFKSFIGFNSNISLEKYEMLQSVIFDIRLPRIIAAVLIGSSLAISGAAFQAMFVNPLVSPGILGVLSGASFGAALGMVLGWNWFFINLSTFLFGLIAVLFALTISFIYSNAKNMIILVLGGIISSSLFSAFLSIVKYAADPYDALPAITYWLMGSLSFSTPNIVWNLSIPMFLGMIILLFVSKYLNALSLGDEEAKALGVDTKKIKLIVIISATFISALSVILAGIIGWIGLIIPHIARLLFGADNKIILPISAILGAIFLLIVDNFSRIIFSFEIPIGIVTAIIGIPIFIMVLKNAKKGF is encoded by the coding sequence TTGAATAAACTAGGATTTTTTATACTAATTATCTTTTTATTTATTTTAATGAATAGTTCCCTTTTTATTGGAAATTATCAAATAACTTTAGATGAATATATAAACTTTTTTAAAAGTTTTATTGGGTTTAACTCAAATATTTCTTTAGAAAAATATGAAATGCTTCAAAGTGTGATTTTTGATATAAGGCTACCAAGGATTATAGCTGCTGTTTTAATAGGAAGCTCACTAGCTATTTCAGGAGCTGCATTTCAAGCTATGTTTGTAAATCCACTTGTTTCTCCTGGGATTCTTGGAGTTCTAAGTGGAGCTTCCTTTGGAGCTGCTCTTGGTATGGTTCTTGGATGGAATTGGTTTTTTATAAACCTTTCTACTTTTTTATTTGGCTTAATTGCTGTTTTATTTGCACTTACTATTTCATTTATTTACTCAAATGCAAAAAATATGATTATTTTAGTTTTAGGTGGAATAATAAGTAGTTCACTTTTTTCTGCATTTTTATCAATAGTAAAATATGCAGCTGATCCATATGATGCACTTCCTGCAATTACTTATTGGTTAATGGGAAGTTTATCTTTTAGTACACCAAACATTGTATGGAATCTTTCCATTCCTATGTTTTTAGGAATGATTATTTTACTTTTTGTATCAAAATATTTAAATGCATTAAGTTTAGGTGATGAAGAAGCTAAAGCATTAGGAGTTGATACAAAAAAAATCAAATTAATTGTAATCATAAGTGCTACTTTTATTAGTGCATTAAGTGTAATTCTTGCAGGAATAATTGGTTGGATTGGATTAATTATTCCTCATATAGCAAGACTTCTTTTTGGAGCTGATAATAAGATAATATTGCCAATAAGTGCAATTTTAGGGGCTATTTTTTTACTAATTGTTGATAATTTTTCAAGAATTATTTTTAGCTTTGAAATTCCTATTGGGATAGTTACAGCAATAATTGGAATACCTATTTTTATAATGGTTTTAAAAAATGCAAAAAAGGGATTTTGA